The proteins below come from a single Halostagnicola larsenii XH-48 genomic window:
- a CDS encoding pyridoxal phosphate-dependent aminotransferase, which yields MDYETPLFFRVMQYAASADGDVIDMVSGNPDWEPPEALRDGLREYADADPDRFQYPPSDGLLELREEIAARRNVDVSQVVVTNGAGEANYLAMARALERDAGSEIVLTDPVYPYYPGKTTMLEGTQTYVETDDAGRLDPADVRSVASADTAAIVVTSPNNPTGAVYPEETVRELVSIAEANDALLVSDEVYDHFDLSGTFSSALSVDSDHRIVTNAFSKSMAITGFRVGYAVFPKRLVESARSRHMLVNVAGSRPAQYAVLHALRETDPEYYQANRDRLRERVETFTDALERAGAAYTRPSGSFYVLVRFDDFPGTLENVERLIDEAGVAGMPGTAFGSAREDWLRFALVTPRVEDAAQRLVDYFE from the coding sequence ATGGACTACGAGACGCCGCTTTTCTTTCGCGTGATGCAGTACGCCGCGAGCGCCGATGGCGACGTGATCGACATGGTCAGCGGCAATCCGGACTGGGAGCCGCCGGAGGCGCTCCGGGACGGCCTCCGTGAGTACGCCGACGCGGATCCGGACCGGTTCCAGTACCCGCCCAGCGACGGACTCCTCGAGTTGCGCGAGGAGATCGCTGCACGCCGAAACGTGGACGTCTCGCAGGTCGTCGTCACTAACGGGGCCGGCGAGGCGAACTACCTCGCGATGGCTCGCGCCCTAGAGCGCGACGCGGGTTCCGAAATCGTCCTGACCGATCCCGTCTACCCGTACTATCCCGGGAAGACGACCATGCTCGAGGGGACCCAGACCTACGTCGAAACCGACGACGCGGGACGGCTCGATCCGGCCGACGTTCGATCGGTAGCGAGCGCTGATACCGCCGCCATCGTGGTCACCTCGCCGAACAATCCCACCGGCGCGGTCTACCCCGAGGAGACGGTCCGCGAACTGGTTTCGATCGCCGAAGCCAACGACGCGCTGCTCGTGAGCGACGAGGTATACGACCACTTCGACCTCTCGGGGACCTTCTCGAGCGCGCTCTCGGTCGACTCCGACCATCGGATCGTAACGAACGCGTTCTCGAAGTCGATGGCGATCACGGGCTTTCGGGTCGGCTACGCAGTCTTTCCCAAACGACTGGTCGAGAGCGCGAGAAGTCGTCACATGCTGGTCAACGTCGCCGGCAGTCGGCCCGCACAGTACGCCGTCTTGCACGCGCTACGAGAAACTGACCCGGAGTACTACCAGGCCAATCGGGACCGACTCCGCGAGCGCGTCGAGACGTTTACCGATGCCCTCGAGCGAGCGGGTGCGGCGTACACGCGACCGAGCGGGTCGTTCTACGTGCTGGTTCGATTCGACGACTTCCCCGGAACCCTCGAGAACGTCGAGCGGCTGATCGACGAGGCGGGCGTCGCCGGCATGCCGGGAACCGCGTTCGGCAGTGCGCGAGAGGACTGGCTCCGGTTCGCGCTCGTGACGCCGCGGGTCGAGGACGCGGCCCAGCGGCTGGTCGACTACTTCGAGTAG
- a CDS encoding ArsA family ATPase, with amino-acid sequence MSGLDVDPVEETNEDGDDHTIEVTPTDSVAADDQRRTVDVEPSDEPVDGPEYVLYGGKGGVGKTTMAASTALDSAHRGVRTLVVSTDPAHSLSDTYETDIPAEPTRIRDEVPLYAAEIDPEAALENADTIFSQGSDDPAGSAGQEATDGFDDSDEAGFGTDSSNSAGNPFGGAEGPMGGMGELLGGESPMDAMLGGNMPGSDEAAAVQLLLEYMDDDRFDRVVVDTAPTGHTLKLLQLPELMDSMMGKVMKLRQRIGGMLEGVKGMFGGADDAGQEPGMEDLEELRERIERLRDALSDPQRTDFRIVMVPEEMSVLESKRLRQQLREFDIPVGTLVVNRVMEPLSNVTDDVEGDFLEPNLDDCEFCQRRWDVQQKALTEAQELFRGTDVRRVPLFADEVRGEEMLEVVAACLR; translated from the coding sequence ATGAGCGGACTCGACGTCGACCCGGTCGAAGAGACGAACGAGGACGGCGACGACCACACGATCGAGGTGACGCCGACCGACTCCGTCGCGGCGGACGACCAGCGCCGGACGGTCGACGTCGAACCGAGCGACGAACCCGTCGACGGGCCGGAGTACGTCCTGTACGGCGGGAAAGGCGGCGTCGGCAAGACCACGATGGCGGCCTCGACGGCCCTGGACAGCGCCCATCGCGGGGTCCGAACGCTCGTCGTCTCGACGGATCCCGCACACTCACTGTCGGACACCTACGAGACGGATATTCCCGCGGAGCCGACCCGTATTCGCGACGAGGTTCCCCTGTACGCGGCCGAGATCGATCCCGAAGCGGCGCTCGAGAACGCCGACACGATCTTCTCGCAGGGAAGCGACGATCCTGCAGGAAGCGCCGGGCAGGAGGCGACCGACGGCTTCGACGACAGCGACGAAGCCGGGTTCGGAACCGATTCGTCGAACAGCGCTGGCAATCCGTTCGGCGGCGCTGAGGGGCCAATGGGCGGCATGGGCGAACTGCTCGGCGGCGAGTCCCCGATGGACGCCATGCTCGGCGGCAACATGCCCGGTTCGGACGAGGCGGCGGCCGTCCAACTTCTGCTCGAGTACATGGACGACGATCGATTCGACCGCGTTGTGGTGGATACGGCCCCGACGGGACACACCCTCAAGCTCCTGCAATTGCCGGAGCTGATGGACTCGATGATGGGCAAAGTGATGAAACTCCGCCAGCGAATCGGAGGGATGCTCGAGGGCGTCAAAGGGATGTTCGGCGGCGCAGATGACGCCGGTCAGGAGCCCGGAATGGAGGATCTCGAGGAGCTTCGCGAGCGGATCGAACGTCTCCGAGACGCGTTGAGCGATCCCCAGCGAACCGATTTCCGAATCGTGATGGTCCCCGAGGAGATGAGCGTCCTCGAGTCTAAACGCCTCCGACAGCAACTGCGGGAGTTCGATATCCCGGTCGGCACGCTCGTCGTCAACCGCGTGATGGAGCCCCTTTCGAACGTCACCGACGACGTCGAGGGCGACTTCCTCGAGCCGAACCTCGACGACTGCGAGTTCTGCCAGCGCCGCTGGGATGTCCAGCAGAAGGCGC